Proteins encoded in a region of the Anopheles ziemanni chromosome 2, idAnoZiCoDA_A2_x.2, whole genome shotgun sequence genome:
- the LOC131284690 gene encoding methylcrotonoyl-CoA carboxylase subunit alpha, mitochondrial: protein MFLKLRAAASCYRYFSNACPSNLKIVPQRPINKLLIANRGEIACRVMRTANRLGIRTVAVFSDADANSLHVKMANEAYNIGPAASQQSYLRGDYIVEVAKKADCQAIHPGYGFLSENVEFAELCQQEDVIFIGPPASAIRDMGIKSTSKYIMSAAGVPIINGYHGENQSDEHLMEEARKIGFPLMIKAVRGGGGKGMRIAMTEADFIPMLQSARTESEKAFGDTVMLLERYVRSPRHVEVQVFADHHGNAVYLYERDCSVQRRHQKIIEEAPAPGLSEELRVQLGEAAVRAAKAVNYIGAGTVEFILDKEDLSFHFMEMNTRLQVEHPITEMITGTDLVEWQIKVASGEPLPMTQEHIRKQGHAFEARIYAEDPNGGFLPGAGPLDYLSTPELSATTRVETGVRQGDEVSIHYDPMIAKLVVWGKNRGSSLQLLIEQLTNFQIAGLQTNINFLIDLAKHKHFQSADVHTGFIDQHMATLFPKKIVPPSKVAQMALAYILNDRVQSSGGLGSNPLPSFATEYNFRPNYTLARSITIKVGQETYTVEVKTLGGAYSVRINGGDWIKISSVRRKPHSNRFLLETNIEGHVSCYNAVIIDENVTLFDEHGLIEGEIAQPRFLATESSMGNLDVSSVTSPMPGVLDKVFVKPGDTVKTGMPVAVLIAMKMEHVLKATKDGVVKSIPNSEGSNVRKGVVLISFE, encoded by the exons ATGTTCCTCAAATTAAGAGCCGCGGCGAGTTG TTATCGCTATTTCTCGAATGCTTGCCCAAGCAACCTCAAAATTGTGCCTCAACGTCCAATAAATAAACTGCTAATTGCCAATCGAGGAGAGATAGCATGCCGAGTGATGCGTACGGCGAATCGGCTCGGTATAAGGACCGTTGCCGTATTTTCAGATGCTGATGCGAACTCTCTTCAcgtaaaaatg GCTAACGAAGCGTACAACATTGGTCCAGCAGCATCGCAACAGTCCTATTTGCGGGGAGATTACATAGTAGAGGTTGCCAAGAAAGCTGACTGCCAGGCGATACATCCCGGGTATGGGTTCCTGTCAGAAAATGTGGAATTTGCTGAATTGTGCCAACAAGAAGATGTAATCTTCATTGGACCACCGGCAAGCGCAATTCGTGATATGGGCATTAAAAGCACCTCGAAGTATATTATGTCCGCTGCTGGGGTACCTATCATAAATGGTTACCACGGTGAAAATCAATCCGACGAGCATCTTATGGAGGAAGCACGAAAGATTGGATTCCCATTGATGATTAAAGCCgtacgtggtggtggtggcaaaGGTATGCGGATTGCTATGACAGAGGCTGATTTTATACCCATGCTACAATCCGCTCGAACGGAATCTGAAAAGGCATTCGGAGATACAGTAATGCTTTTGGAGCGATACGTACGATCACCACGCCATGTAGAAGTGCAGGTGTTTGCTGATCATCATGGCAATGCGGTGTATCTCTACGAACGGGACTGTTCTGTGCAACGGCGGCATCAGAAGATAATTGAAGAAGCACCGGCGCCGGGATTATCGGAAGAACTCCGTGTTCAACTTGGTGAAGCGGCCGTCCGTGCCGCAAAAGCTGTTAATTACATTGGGGCCGGTACTGTCGAGTTTATTCTTGACAAAGAAGATCTTTCATTTCACTTTATGGAAATGAATACTAGACTGCAAGTGGAACATCCAATCACCGAAATGATTACTGGGACGGACTTGGTGGAATGGCAAATAAAAGTGGCTTCTGGTGAACCGCTACCCATGACACAGGAACATATTCGTAAACAAGGGCACGCCTTCGAGGCACGCATTTATGCAGAAGATCCGAACGGAGGATTTTTACCAGGAGCGGGCCCATTGGATTACCTTTCGACGCCAGAACTGTCCGCTACGACTCGTGTTGAAACAGGTGTTAGACAGGGCGACGAAGTGTCCATTCATTATGACCCAATGATTGCCAAGCTGGTGGTATGGGGAAAAAACCGTGGCAGTAGTCTTCAGCTTTTAATCGAGCAACTAACGAACTTTCAAATAGCAggtttgcaaacaaatattaattttctaATCGATCTGGCAAagcacaaacattttcaatcggCTGATGTTCACACGGGATTCATCGATCAGCACATGGCTAcacttttcccaaaaaagaTTGTTCCACCCTCAAAGGTGGCACAAATGGCATTGGCTTACATATTGAATGATCGAGTGCAATCCTCTGGCGGCTTGGGGTCAAACCCCCTTCCATCGTTCGCTACGGAATACAATTTTCGGCCCAATTATACCTTGGCCCgttcaataacaataaaagtTGGTCAAGAAACGTATACGGTGGAAGTCAAGACTCTAGGTGGTGCCTATTCCGTCCGCATAAATGGTGGCGATTGGATAAAAATAAGTTCAGTCCGGCGAAAGCCACATTCCAATCGTTTTTTGTTAGAAACCAACATCGAGGGACATGTATCATGCTACAACGCAGTTATCATTGACGAAAATGTGACCCTTTTCGATGAG CACGGCCTGATTGAAGGAGAAATAGCTCAACCACGCTTTCTTGCAACTGAGAGCTCCATGGGcaatttggatgtttcgaGCGTTACATCACCTATGCCCGGTGTGCTAGACAAGGTTTTCGTCAAGCCAGGGGATACTGTAAAGACTGGTATGCCTGTTGCTGTGCTCATTGCCATGAAAATGGAGCATGTCCTAAAGGCTACCAAGGATGGTGTAGTGAAATCGATTCCTAACTCGGAAGGTAGTAATGTACGCAAAGGAGTAGTTTTGATATCCTTCGAATga
- the LOC131281593 gene encoding mitochondrial import receptor subunit TOM7 homolog: protein MALSSDVKERLGVVFEVVKTSFHWGFIPTLLYLGFRKGSEPGMPPLSIANLLW, encoded by the exons ATGGCGCTTTCTTCGGATGTAAAAGAACGACTTGGTGTCGTGTTTGAAGTGGTTAAAACGTCCTTCCATTGGGGTTTTATCCCAACGCTGTTATATCTAG GATTCAGAAAAGGATCCGAACCAGGAATGCCGCCACTGTCGATAGCAAACTTATTGTGGTAG